A DNA window from Pseudobdellovibrionaceae bacterium contains the following coding sequences:
- the ccsA gene encoding cytochrome c biogenesis protein CcsA has protein sequence MFWFKQKIIIISLLCGVSAQAYENFSTPAPAPASPEKKAAVNLKHKSTFSFKEFTTLSNLPVLRGGRMQPLGDFAKAFLSKVYSRDTYKNKTAIQVVAIILFSPDYAKQLKLFNIPYPEVLQTLGLKWTAKHRYSFAELIKGFQKNFSLISALSKAPRDKMSVTQKHIIDLYYNFVSFFDLSQSLTLVDKSFSLSSKKWAAKLGLKKGTLYSYMDLAGLVPKVNFLAKNLATKKNLNKLDVNFLLFGSKLQRLSEAHSYSSTFRVIPSPWKSGDWNSLWAAILNGQSSPKTYSLFSLWRGAKNAYLKNNKTQWKKALEHIYLHSQKFLTKKQKQQLRWEALYSQWDLLYKAVILYILAFIFLLFSLLFLPSAFSKLAIFSVYLAMLFHGGAIGLRIFILSRPPVTTLYESIVFVGFMGVLSSFFLLKSKTSTMNVFLSSFLGGALLLLSFGYSQGNDTFSTLEAVLNTNFWLATHVLMITIGYSACFVAGALGHVYFFQTLFWPKKNIQKLYKQMLGVSILALFFSLFGTILGGIWADQSWGRFWGWDPKENGALLIVLWLLFMLHGVLAGKIKALGYALGMVFLNVIVALAWFGVNLLSVGLHSYGFNEGAFFNLLLFSYVELIFGLLAYAWIHYQSYCVRAKK, from the coding sequence GTGTTTTGGTTTAAACAAAAAATAATAATTATTAGTTTGTTGTGCGGCGTTTCGGCTCAAGCCTATGAAAACTTTTCTACCCCAGCCCCAGCCCCAGCTTCTCCAGAAAAAAAAGCCGCGGTTAATTTAAAACATAAATCAACATTTTCTTTTAAGGAATTTACAACATTATCTAATTTACCAGTGTTGCGAGGCGGGCGCATGCAACCTTTGGGCGACTTTGCCAAAGCCTTTTTAAGTAAAGTGTATTCGCGAGACACTTATAAAAATAAAACAGCCATTCAGGTAGTGGCCATTATTTTATTTTCCCCTGATTATGCAAAACAATTAAAACTATTTAATATTCCCTACCCAGAGGTGTTACAAACTTTGGGTTTAAAATGGACCGCTAAGCATCGTTACTCTTTTGCAGAGCTGATTAAAGGCTTTCAAAAAAACTTTTCCTTAATTTCTGCTTTATCCAAAGCACCTAGAGACAAAATGAGCGTTACACAAAAGCACATTATCGACCTGTATTATAATTTTGTTTCTTTTTTTGATTTGTCTCAAAGTTTAACTTTGGTAGACAAAAGCTTTAGCTTATCGAGTAAAAAATGGGCAGCCAAGTTGGGTTTAAAAAAGGGCACGCTGTATTCTTATATGGACTTGGCTGGCTTAGTGCCCAAAGTTAACTTTCTTGCCAAAAACTTAGCTACAAAAAAAAATCTAAATAAATTAGATGTTAACTTTTTACTTTTTGGCTCTAAACTACAAAGGCTAAGTGAAGCACACAGCTATTCTTCTACATTTAGGGTTATCCCTTCGCCATGGAAGTCGGGGGATTGGAATTCTTTATGGGCCGCTATTTTAAATGGGCAGTCTTCTCCCAAAACATATTCTTTGTTTTCTTTGTGGAGGGGTGCAAAAAATGCATATTTAAAAAATAATAAAACCCAGTGGAAAAAAGCTTTAGAACATATTTATTTACACAGTCAAAAATTTTTAACAAAAAAACAAAAACAACAATTACGCTGGGAAGCACTTTATAGTCAGTGGGACTTACTGTATAAGGCTGTTATTTTATATATTTTAGCATTTATATTTTTGTTATTTAGTTTATTGTTTTTACCCTCTGCGTTTTCTAAACTCGCTATATTTTCTGTATATTTAGCAATGCTTTTTCATGGAGGGGCTATTGGGTTGCGTATTTTTATTTTATCTCGCCCTCCAGTAACCACTTTATACGAATCCATTGTGTTTGTTGGCTTTATGGGAGTATTAAGTTCCTTCTTTTTATTAAAATCAAAAACCAGCACGATGAATGTATTTTTATCTAGTTTTTTGGGAGGCGCTTTGTTGCTGTTGTCTTTTGGTTACTCTCAAGGCAACGATACTTTTTCTACTTTAGAGGCGGTTTTAAACACCAATTTTTGGTTAGCCACTCATGTGTTAATGATAACTATTGGTTACTCGGCTTGCTTTGTGGCAGGAGCTTTGGGGCATGTTTATTTTTTTCAAACTTTGTTTTGGCCTAAAAAAAATATACAAAAGCTGTATAAACAAATGTTAGGGGTATCTATTTTAGCCTTATTTTTTTCTTTATTCGGAACCATTTTAGGAGGCATTTGGGCCGATCAATCTTGGGGTCGTTTTTGGGGTTGGGACCCTAAGGAAAATGGAGCTTTGCTAATTGTTTTGTGGTTGCTGTTTATGCTTCATGGGGTATTGGCAGGAAAAATAAAGGCTTTGGGTTATGCTTTGGGCATGGTGTTTCTTAATGTTATTGTAGCCCTTGCGTGGTTTGGGGTTAACTTATTAAGCGTAGGTTTACACTCCTATGGCTTTAACGAGGGAGCCTTTTTTAATTTACTACTATTTTCTTATGTAGAATTAATTTTTGGATTACTAGCTTACGCATGGATTCATTATCAAAGCTATTGCGTAAGGGCTAAGA
- a CDS encoding cytochrome c biogenesis protein ResB, producing MNTIKKLIKFCAKTEIFFYALIPLMGLVVLGTVAQKYIGLYQAQKIYFSSFYFFAFKYIPLPGGYTVLAIIFFNLICKLFISSWKLNKLGTNIVHIGSALLLFGGFLTAVFTQEGQVVLEEGQSSAYFSDYFKNELVLQQVVFDKSNLAPSFSSKEKPKHKVLNTWVKPNFIANKKVFFPKAKVTLNILHHYFNVGLKKRSTQAPAQQKGFITQFYLFNKKEELKKELNAEALVFKVKENQFTYGIFEGMPIAQTLVVNNKKFIISLRRKRYPLPVSVKLIDFKKINYAGSLKARNYQSFIEVKNKAGLQKALIEMNQPFRYGEYTFYQASFSQENQTETSVLAVVKNKGRVFPYLASLIMCFGLLFHLLAYLPKVLRRS from the coding sequence ATGAATACAATCAAAAAACTTATTAAATTTTGCGCTAAAACAGAAATTTTTTTCTACGCACTAATTCCGTTAATGGGGTTGGTGGTATTAGGTACAGTAGCGCAAAAATACATTGGCTTATATCAGGCTCAAAAAATTTATTTCTCTTCATTTTATTTTTTTGCATTTAAATACATTCCTTTGCCAGGGGGATATACTGTTTTAGCTATTATATTTTTTAATTTAATTTGTAAGCTTTTTATTAGCTCGTGGAAGTTAAACAAACTAGGTACAAATATTGTTCACATAGGTTCCGCGCTGTTACTGTTTGGCGGATTTTTAACCGCAGTGTTTACGCAAGAGGGACAAGTCGTTTTAGAAGAGGGGCAGTCGAGCGCTTATTTTTCGGATTATTTTAAAAACGAGTTAGTGTTGCAGCAAGTGGTTTTTGATAAAAGTAATTTAGCCCCTTCTTTTTCCTCTAAAGAAAAACCAAAGCATAAAGTTTTAAACACTTGGGTAAAGCCTAACTTCATTGCTAATAAAAAAGTATTTTTCCCTAAAGCCAAAGTCACTTTAAACATTTTGCATCACTACTTTAATGTAGGCCTTAAAAAAAGAAGCACACAGGCACCTGCCCAGCAAAAAGGTTTTATAACACAATTTTATTTATTTAATAAAAAAGAAGAGCTAAAAAAAGAACTTAATGCCGAGGCTTTAGTTTTTAAAGTTAAAGAAAATCAATTTACTTATGGCATTTTTGAAGGAATGCCTATTGCGCAAACCTTAGTGGTAAATAACAAAAAGTTTATAATATCTTTAAGACGCAAACGCTACCCCTTGCCCGTCAGTGTTAAGTTAATAGATTTTAAAAAAATAAATTATGCAGGAAGCCTTAAAGCTCGTAACTATCAATCGTTTATAGAGGTTAAAAATAAAGCGGGTTTGCAAAAAGCCTTAATTGAAATGAACCAACCTTTCCGTTATGGAGAGTACACTTTTTACCAAGCCTCTTTTTCACAAGAAAACCAAACAGAAACCTCTGTGCTGGCGGTAGTAAAAAACAAGGGAAGAGTTTTTCCTTATTTAGCTAGTTTAATTATGTGTTTTGGTTTGCTGTTTCATTTACTGGCCTATTTACCAAAAGTACTAAGGAGATCTTAA